A DNA window from Arachis duranensis cultivar V14167 chromosome 3, aradu.V14167.gnm2.J7QH, whole genome shotgun sequence contains the following coding sequences:
- the LOC107476731 gene encoding extra-large guanine nucleotide-binding protein 1 has protein sequence MASLLKKLRPGVPSVVVDDGGGCDSNFEFSIAEEYKGPPLSYFIPEVPAFKLDQIPVAPIASSPPHHQSSLVVPVIQPIRKSSNATTKLKDGGNEDHKHGVVGLNLISKNSDTAEESGSCSASVSSEIFSCKAEDEDMDDPSSTPTHVKRNSAVRFRDPDSNEMVDDDYNDDEVFSGSEYESGISTPIMNYVRPIHAARPGKKGTCYRCLRGNRFTQREVCIVCSAKYCRKCVLRAMGSMPEGRKCLTCIGQRIDEIKRRNLGNFSRMLKSLLSDCEVKQIMNDEMFCEANQIPAEQIVVNGERLERDKLMLLLTCRNPPKELKPGFYWYDKSAGLWGKEGQRPCQIISPDIDVGGSLQKNASRGKTRVTVNGREITKEELWILKLAGVKWDGPTDFWVTADGSYVEVGHRNVKGRIWDKFGAKVALAFLSLSLPPNLVTTPSEGEGKGEGVNGGSQDNNHQQKMLHKFLLVGSAKSGTSTIFKQAKHLYNVPFSENERQTIKLVIQSNLFTYLGMLLEGCEYFEERSLLEKTNTEHVDESTSSEENSGEIIETTSYSISPRLQGFSDWLIKYMVSGNLDTIFRDIIQNYGSMVEELWSDPAIQATYNRRHELKLLPRNATYFLDRGITYTSSTGMLGEIKPTIYESLDHEYQHDPSLRYELIRADPTSLGAKCRLLDIFEDIDVVLFSIALTDYDEYIVESNGVVSNKMLLAKQLFENIITHRSFNNKKFLLLLTKYDLLEEKIEEASLTKCEWFCDFNPVISHNQKKGRINDHTNSPPLAQRAFQYIAMKFKTLFKSLTERKLFVSLVTGLEPDTIDEALRYAREVMVWEKWDPSAINKSEITSTTIDEATLT, from the exons ATGGCTTCTCTTCTGAAGAAACTAAGACCTGGGGTCCCTTCAGTGGTTGTTGATGATGGTGGTGGTTGTGATAGCAATTTCGAATTCTCCATTGCCGAGGAGTACAAAGGTCCTCCATTGAGTTACTTCATCCCTGAGGTACCTGCTTTCAAGCTTGACCAAATCCCAGTTGCTCCTATAGCTTCTTCTCCACCTCATCATCAATCCTCATTAGTAGTCCCAGTTATCCAACCTATCAGAAAATCAAGCAATGCTACAACGAAGCTTAAAGATGGTGGTAATGAAGATCATAAACATGGTGTTGTAGGATTGAATCTCATTTCCAAGAATTCAGATACGGCAGAAGAATCTGGATCATGTTCTGCTTCAGTATCTTCTGAGATATTTTCATGTAAAGCAGAGGATGAGGACATGGATGATCCTTCTAGTACTCCAACACATGTGAAACGCAATTCTGCTGTCAGATTTCGTGATCCCGACTCGAATGAAATGGTGGATGATGATTACAATGATGACGAAGTTTTTTCTGGTTCTGAGTATGAAAGTGGAATCAGTACTCCTATTATGAACTACGTGAGGCCAATTCATGCTGCGAGACCTGGGAAAAAAGGCACGTGCTACCGTTGCCTTAGAGGGAACCGGTTCACTCAAAGAGAGGTTTGCATTGTTTGCAGTGCAAAGTATTGCAGAAAGTGTGTGCTGAGAGCAATGGGGTCAATGCCAGAAGGAAGAAAGTGTCTCACTTGCATTGGTCAGAGGATTGATGAGATAAAGAGGAGGAACCTTGGCAATTTTTCGAGGATGCTCAAGTCCTTGCTCTCTGATTGTGAAGTGAAGCAAATCATGAATGATGAGATGTTTTGTGAAGCAAATCAGATTCCAGCAGAGCAAATTGTTGTGAATGGGGAGCGTCTTGAGAGGGACAAGCTCATGCTGCTGCTGACATGTCGAAACCCTCCAAAAGAGTTGAAACCAGGCTTCTATTGGTATGATAAATCAGCAGGACTTTGGGGAAAG GAAGGTCAACGGCCGTGTCAGATTATAAGCCCTGATATTGATGTTGGGGGTAGCTTGCAGAAAAATGCAAGTCGTGGAAAAACAAGAGTAACTGTAAATGGTCGTGAGATTACTAAAGAAGAGTTATGGATACTAAAG CTTGCAGGAGTAAAATGGGATGGACCAACTGATTTCTGGGTGACTGCTGATGGATCATATGTTGAAGTGGGACATAGGAATGTCAAGGGCCGAATATGGGATAAG TTTGGAGCAAAGGTAGCTTTGGCATTTCTGTCCCTGTCACTTCCACCTAATCTGGTGACTACTCCCAGCGAAGGTGAAGGCAAAGGCGAAGGAGTGAACGGAGGTAGCCAAGACAACAACCATCAGCAGAAAATGCTTCACAAGTTTCTACTTGTTGGTTCTGCCAAGTCAGGAACAAGTACAATATTTAAACAG GCCAAGCATCTGTATAATGTTCCTTTCTCTGAAAATGAGCGCCAAACTATCAAGTTGGTGATTCAGAGCAACTTGTTTACCTACCTTGGCATGCTGTTAGAGGGGTGTGAATATTTTGAAGAGAGGAGTTTACTGGAGAAAACGAATACAGAACATGTCGACGAATCCACTTCATCTG aagAGAACTCTGGGGAAATTATTGAAACAACTAGCTATTCTATTAGCCCAAGATTACAAGGTTTCTCAGATTGGCTAATCAAATACATGGTTTCTGGTAACTTGGATACAATATTTCGAgatattattcaaaattatgGGTCAATGGTAGAGGAGCTATGGAGTGATCCAGCAATTCAGGCCACATACAACAGGAGAcatgaactaaaattgctccCCAGAAATGCAACTTATTTTCTAGACCGG GGGATAACCTATACAAGCTCCACTGGGATGTTAGGTGAAATAAAACCAACAATAT ATGAGTCTTTGGATCATGAATATCAGCATGATCCTTCTTTGAG ATACGAACTCATCCGAGCAGATCCTACAAGCCTTGGAGCAAAGTGCAGGTTGTTGGACATATTTGAAGACATTGATGTTGTCTTATTCTCTATTGCCTTAACTGATTATGATGAGTACATTGTAGAAAGTAATGGAGTTGTCAGCAACAAAATGTTACTAGCCAAGCAACTCTTTGAAAACATCATTACTCATAGATCCTTCAACAACAAGAAATTCCTTTTACTTCTAACAAAATATGATCTGCTTGAGGAAAAGATTGAAGAGGCAAGTCTAACAAAATGTGAATGGTTCTGTGACTTCAATCCAGTTATCAGCCACAACCAAAAGAAAGGTAGAATTAATGATCATACCAATAGTCCTCCATTAGCTCAACGTGCTTTTCAATACATTGCTATGAAGTTCAAGACATTGTTCAAGTCTCTTACTGAAAGAAAGCTTTTTGTTTCACTTGTTACTGGTTTGGAACCTGATACTATTGATGAAGCTCTCAGATATGCAAGAGAGGTTATGGTGTGGGAAAAGTGGGATCCTTCTGCCATAAATAAGTCTGAGATTACTTCAACAACCATTGATGAAGCAACCCTCACTTAA
- the LOC107476730 gene encoding protein JINGUBANG: MKNTKGGGGGGDSGGTMLIEQRNGVVRRPKLGAIFRSSDPTSLYTPNHFDEDHNRRVTSGSAQADSSSSSSNNASPYNMSPYNNTTSSVSSSPYNKSPWLLPSINFFHQNEIENDAFYSQNGLIGSIVREEGHIYSLAVNGSLLYTGSESKNIRVWKDLKDFAGFKSNSGFVKTIVISDEKIYTGHQDGKIRVWKVSKKNPSSYKRVGSLPTFKEYFKSSMNPKNYVEVRRNRSAVKVKHFDAVSTLSLDEEAGLLYSGSWDKTVKVWRISDSKCLESIDAHEDAVNSVVAAFGAFVLTGAADGTVKMWRRKQVNEKKTRHVIDGILLRQENAVTALAVNRLAAVVYAASSDGLVNFWERDLKGGGLCHGGVLRGHKLAVLCLAVAGNLVFSGSADKNICVWKRDESGIHTCLSVLSGHTGPVKCLTVKEEEDRRQGQRRKGDQRWIIYTGSLDNSVKVWRVAENAPELKMIQGWPLPSHGGTPGRDNSSTAGSSPSSLPVTSAISGNFNNNLQININNINDVYPKRLQSQS, translated from the coding sequence atgaaaaatacaaaagGTGGTGGAGGCGGCGGCGATAGTGGTGGCACAATGTTAATAGAACAACGAAACGGCGTCGTTCGCCGACCTAAGCTAGGAGCTATATTTCGTAGCTCCGATCCAACCTCGCTCTACACACCCAACCACTTCGACGAAGATCACAACCGCCGCGTGACCAGCGGCTCCGCCCAAGCggacagcagcagcagcagcagcaataACGCCTCTCCTTACAACATGTCTCCATACAACAACACCACCAGCAGCGTCTCTTCCTCTCCATACAACAAATCGCCATGGCTCTTACCTTCGATAAACTTCTTCCACCAAAACGAAATCGAAAACGACGCGTTTTACTCCCAAAACGGCCTCATCGGATCCATCGTTCGCGAAGAAGGACACATCTACTCCCTCGCCGTCAACGGAAGCTTGTTGTACACAGGCTCCGAGAGCAAGAACATTAGGGTTTGGAAAGATCTCAAGGACTTCGCCGGATTCAAATCCAACAGCGGATTCGTCAAAACGATCGTAATCTCCGACGAGAAAATCTACACCGGTCACCAAGACGGAAAGATCAGAGTCTGGAAGGTTTCTAAGAAGAATCCAAGCTCATACAAGCGCGTTGGAAGCTTGCCAACGTTTAAGGAATACTTTAAGAGTTCAATGAACCCTAAGAATTACGTAGAAGTTCGGAGGAATCGAAGCGCCGTTAAGGTGAAGCATTTCGACGCCGTTTCGACCTTGAGCTTGGACGAAGAAGCAGGATTGTTATATTCTGGATCTTGGGATAAGACGGTTAAGGTTTGGAGAATCTCCGATTCCAAGTGCTTAGAATCCATTGACGCCCACGAGGACGCCGTGAATTCGGTGGTTGCGGCGTTTGGGGCGTTTGTGCTCACCGGCGCCGCCGATGGAACCGTCAAGATGTGGCGGAGGAAGCAAGTGAATGAGAAGAAGACGAGGCACGTGATCGATGGAATTTTGCTGAGGCAGGAGAACGCCGTGACGGCGCTGGCGGTGAACCGGTTGGCGGCGGTGGTTTACGCCGCGTCGTCCGACGGATTGGTGAATTTCTGGGAGCGGGATCTCAAGGGCGGCGGGCTGTGTCACGGCGGAGTTTTGAGAGGACATAAACTCGCCGTGCTTTGCCTTGCCGTGGCCGGAAACTTGGTGTTCAGCGGCTCTGCCGATAAGAATATATGCGTGTGGAAGCGCGACGAGAGCGGCATCCACACGTGTCTTTCGGTGCTCTCCGGCCACACTGGGCCGGTGAAGTGTCTCACcgtcaaagaagaagaagaccgcCGGCAAGGTCAACGCCGAAAAGGTGACCAGCGATGGATTATTTACACTGGGAGCTTGGATAACTCTGTGAAGGTGTGGCGCGTGGCTGAAAACGCGCCGGAGTTGAAGATGATACAAGGGTGGCCATTGCCGAGTCATGGCGGCACACCAGGCCGTGATAATTCTTCCACAGCAGGATCGAGTCCGTCGTCTTTGCCGGTGACAAGTGCAATTAGCGGcaatttcaacaataatttacaaataaatatcaataatatcaatgatGTCTACCCAAAAAGGTTACAGTCTCAAAGTTAG
- the LOC107476728 gene encoding uncharacterized protein LOC107476728: MEFVPEESKHLHEDCSTLIVPALSIGNVGQLAADLLISSMDAERVGYLDDPYVLPCVGNDAYGPFPQGILALPLEAYESSSSALTILQQRSPIVKGRILEFAKNLADFVAGRGKKHVVILSSLDFRMWQNVDMSSGLQMYYVSSDNIDGTDENCEQLGWKKLKEYDPSQKHWKYLSDLAEGNMTREDILSDEDEQEEENYYASLPFAALFSFLKAKGLKVTCLLCYCSEGDNISDAFQLAEAVSKFLKLSHPTSASGEKWRVPLSWRTLYGPPPDVSMF; the protein is encoded by the exons atgGAGTTTGTTCCTGAAGAAAGCAAGCACCTTCATGAAGATTGTTCCACTTTGATTGTG CCTGCACTGTCGATTGGGAATGTGGGGCAGCTAGCTGCAGACCTTTTGATATCATCAATGGATGCAGAGAGAGTTGGGTATTTGGATGATCCTTATGTTCTGCCCTGTGTTGGGAATGATGCTTATggaccttttcctcaaggaaTTCTTGCCCTTCCTCTTGAAG CTTATGAGTCCTCTTCCAGTGCTCTCACTATCCTCCAACAGAGGTCCCCTATAGTTAAG GGAAGGATCTTAGAGTTTGCAAAAAACTTGGCTGATTTTGTTGCTGGTCGTGGAAAGAAGCATGTTGTTATTCTTTCCAGCTTAGATTTCAGAATGTGGCAAAATGTTGACATGTCAAG TGGTTTGCAGATGTATTATGTCTCCAGTGACAATATCGATGGAACGGATGAAAATTGTGAACAGCTTGGGTGGAAGAAACTAAAGGAGTATGATCCCTCTCAAAAGCACTGGAAATATCTCAGCGATTTAGCTGAAGGAAATATGACACGGGAAGATATCCTTTCCGATGAagatgaacaagaagaagaaaactatTATGCTAGCTTGCCATTTGCTGcacttttctcttttctcaag GCTAAAGGTTTGAAGGTGACATGCTTGCTATGTTACTGCTCAGAAGGGGACAACATATCTGATGCCTTTCAGTTAGCTGAGGCTGTAAGCAAATTTCTAAAGCTAAGTCACCCTACATCTGCTTCTG GTGAGAAATGGCGAGTTCCACTTTCTTGGAGGACACTATATGGACCACCCCCAGATGTTTCCATGTTCTAA
- the LOC107476727 gene encoding allene oxide synthase 3, translating into MASSAPNNNTNNNLPLKPIPGSYGLPFLGPLHDRHDYFYKQGRDEFFATRIQKYNSTVIRTNMPPGPFIAHDPKVIALLDAASFPILFDNSKVDKRDVLDGTFMPSTAFTGGYRTCAFQDTTEPEHSLLKSFFLHILSSKHNTFLPLFRSLLTDHFNNMEESLAGKSKEASYNTSIGAAAFTFIFRLLTDKDPNTTVIGSEGPKLVETWLGAQLAPLATLGLPKIFNYVEDVLIRTVPFPAWAVKGSYNKLYEGVSTAGTAVLDEAEKLGIKRDEACHNLVFMLGFNAFGGLSNQFPILIKWIGLAGEGLHKQLADEIRTVVRDEGGVVSLAALDKMTLTKSVVYEVLRIEPAVPYQYAKAREDLVVQSHDAAYEIKKGEMIFGYQPFATKDPKIFENPEEFVGHRFIGDGERLLRNVFWSNGREVDEPTADNKQCPAKNLVVLLCRVYLVEFFLRYDTFAFDWKPLVLGPTVTIKSLTKCSNF; encoded by the coding sequence ATGGCATCCTCCGCCCCTaacaataatactaataataatcttCCGCTGAAGCCCATTCCGGGAAGCTACGGCCTCCCGTTCTTGGGCCCCTTACACGACCGCCACGACTACTTCTACAAACAAGGCCGCGACGAATTCTTCGCCACCAGGATCCAAAAGTACAACTCCACCGTCATCAGAACCAACATGCCGCCTGGTCCCTTTATTGCTCATGACCCTAAGGTCATCGCTCTCCTCGACGCCGCCTCTTTCCCCATCCTCTTCGACAACTCTAAGGTCGACAAGCGCGACGTCCTTGACGGCACTTTCATGCCTTCTACCGCCTTCACCGGCGGCTACCGCACCTGCGCCTTCCAAGATACTACTGAACCCGAACACTCTCTCCTCAAATCCTTCTTTCTCCATATTCTCTCCTCCAAACACAACACCTTCCTCCCTCTCTTCCGAAGCCTTCTCACCGATCATTTCAATAACATGGAAGAGAGCCTCGCCGGAAAGTCCAAAGAAGCCAGCTACAACACCTCCATCGGCGCCGCTGCCTTCACTTTCATCTTCCGTCTCCTCACTGACAAGGATCCAAACACCACCGTCATCGGAAGCGAAGGTCCGAAGCTCGTGGAGACCTGGCTCGGAGCTCAGCTCGCTCCTCTCGCAACCCTAGGGTTACCGAAAATCTTCAACTACGTCGAAGATGTACTGATCCGAACGGTGCCGTTTCCGGCGTGGGCCGTAAAAGGTAGCTACAACAAGCTCTACGAAGGAGTATCGACGGCGGGGACGGCGGTGCTGGACGAAGCGGAGAAATTAGGAATCAAAAGAGACGAAGCATGCCACAACCTTGTTTTCATGTTAGGGTTCAACGCTTTCGGTGGTTTATCGAACCAGTTTCCGATCCTAATCAAGTGGATAGGTTTGGCAGGGGAAGGTTTACACAAGCAACTCGCTGATGAAATCAGGACCGTTGTTAGGGACGAAGGCGGGGTAGTGAGTCTTGCAGCGTTGGATAAGATGACTTTGACCAAGTCAGTGGTGTACGAAGTACTCAGGATAGAGCCTGCTGTGCCGTACCAGTACGCCAAAGCGAGGGAGGATCTGGTGGTGCAGAGCCACGATGCGGCCTACGAGATCAAGAAAGGGGAGATGATCTTTGGATATCAGCCGTTCGCTACGAAGGACCCGAAGATCTTTGAGAATCCCGAAGAGTTTGTGGGCCATAGGTTTATTGGAGATGGAGAGAGGCTGTTGAGAAACGTGTTCTGGTCTAATGGGCGTGAGGTGGACGAGCCCACAGCGGATAACAAGCAGTGCCCGGCGAAGAATCTTGTGGTGCTGCTGTGTAGGGTGTATTTGGTGGAGTTCTTCTTGCGTTATGACACGTTTGCATTCGATTGGAAGCCACTTGTTTTGGGTCCCACAGTTACCATCAAGTCCTTAACCAAGTGCTCCAATTTTTAA